A window of Acidobacteriota bacterium contains these coding sequences:
- a CDS encoding zinc-binding dehydrogenase: MKALQVVRPRAFETVEVPVPRLPGENGRVLVRNQWALTCGSDIPFYTGNKRYRSYPLAPGAPIHECVGVVVESSSDRFHPGDRVLAIPDGDLGLAEYFLALAPKTVLLDPAIEDGAAACIIQPLSTVLGSIDRIGDLGGKSVAVLGLGAIGLMFCWLARRAGAADVIGIDPCPDRCRFAASFGATRTLCRRGIEAVQDARAGVLDWAPPDICIEAVGHQRETINDCLEIIRREGTVVAFGVPDQPVYALEYEIFFRKNAQLVATVTPDWPRYLARAHELFLECGGELSCLVTHRMPVRDAASAFSMYERHEAGMIKAALDMTVWC, encoded by the coding sequence ATGAAAGCGCTTCAGGTGGTGCGCCCGCGCGCATTCGAGACGGTGGAGGTTCCGGTGCCCCGGCTGCCCGGCGAAAACGGCCGGGTCCTCGTGCGCAACCAATGGGCCTTGACCTGCGGCAGCGACATCCCGTTCTACACCGGGAACAAGCGCTACCGCTCCTACCCGCTGGCCCCCGGGGCACCCATTCACGAATGCGTCGGGGTGGTGGTGGAAAGCTCGAGCGACCGGTTCCATCCCGGGGACCGGGTCCTGGCGATCCCGGACGGGGACCTGGGCCTGGCCGAATATTTCCTCGCCCTGGCCCCCAAGACCGTCCTTCTGGATCCCGCCATCGAGGACGGGGCCGCGGCCTGCATCATCCAGCCCCTTTCGACGGTGCTCGGTTCCATCGACCGTATCGGAGATCTCGGGGGCAAATCGGTCGCCGTGCTGGGACTGGGCGCCATCGGCCTGATGTTCTGCTGGCTGGCCCGGCGGGCGGGCGCCGCCGACGTCATCGGGATCGACCCCTGCCCGGACCGGTGCCGTTTCGCCGCGAGCTTCGGCGCCACCCGTACCCTGTGCCGGCGCGGGATCGAGGCGGTCCAGGACGCGCGCGCGGGGGTGCTGGACTGGGCGCCCCCGGACATCTGCATCGAAGCCGTCGGCCACCAGCGGGAAACGATCAACGATTGCCTGGAGATCATACGCCGGGAGGGGACCGTGGTGGCTTTCGGGGTACCCGATCAGCCGGTCTACGCGCTGGAGTACGAGATCTTTTTCCGGAAAAACGCGCAGCTCGTGGCCACCGTCACTCCCGACTGGCCCCGATACCTGGCCCGCGCGCACGAACTCTTTCTGGAGTGCGGCGGGGAACTCTCCTGCCTGGTGACCCATCGGATGCCGGTCCGCGACGCGGCCTCGGCGTTTTCAATGTATGAAAGACATGAAGCGGGGATGATCAAGGCGGCCCTGGACATGACCGTCTGGTGTTAG
- a CDS encoding cupin domain-containing protein: MNPLPFVKAADVKGEFKTPPRTSKLLLAPKFGQVKNCSMGMNITEVGSQIPDHTHEESEEVLFLMSGRARIVLEGVGSWEIGPETAFYSPLGVKHRVENIGDEPLKIVWVYCPPLPSHCS, from the coding sequence ATGAATCCTTTGCCATTTGTAAAAGCAGCGGACGTCAAAGGCGAGTTCAAGACTCCGCCCCGCACGTCCAAACTTCTCCTGGCCCCCAAGTTCGGCCAGGTGAAGAATTGTTCCATGGGCATGAACATCACCGAGGTGGGCAGCCAGATCCCCGACCACACGCATGAGGAATCGGAAGAAGTCCTGTTCCTGATGAGCGGTCGCGCCCGGATCGTGCTGGAAGGGGTCGGTTCCTGGGAGATCGGTCCCGAAACCGCCTTCTATTCGCCGCTCGGGGTGAAGCATCGCGTGGAAAACATCGGCGATGAACCGCTGAAGATCGTTTGGGTTTATTGCCCCCCATTGCC